The Dictyoglomus sp. NZ13-RE01 sequence GCTTTGAAAGAAAAAGCAATAAAAATAAAGAGTGGATTAGAAGAATTTATCAAAAAGGAAGGTCTAAAAGGAGAAGTTTTATTACTTGAGATATGTAAAGAAGGAATTATAATTGAAAAATAAAAGGAGGGAAAAAATGTCTTATAAAATTGCAGTAGTTGGGGCAACTGGTCTTGTTGGTCAAGAAATGCTAAAGATATTATGGGAAAGAAAAGTTCCAGTAAAAGAAATTTATGCCTTTGCATCATCCAGATCTGAAGGAACTTATGTTAATTTCGGTGATGAGAAAATAATAATTGAAGAAGCAAAGGCAGAAAAGATAGCAAGAGCGGATTTTGCGTTATTTTCTATAGGTGAAGAAATAAGTAAAGAGCTTTCTCCGGAAGTAGCAAAAAGAGGCACAATAGTTATCGATAATAGCAATGCTTTTAGAATGGACCCTGATGTACCATTAGTGGTTCCTGAGGTTAATCCTGAAGATTTAAAATACCACAAGAATATCATAGCAAATCCTAATTGCTCCACTATCCAAATGGTCGTAGCCCTTTATCCTTTGCATAAAAAATATAATTTAGAAAGGATTGTGGTTTCTACTTATCAATCAGTATCAGGAAAAGGTAAAGACGCAGTTACAGAACTTTTTGAACAAACAAGGGCTTTCTTAAATAATGAAAATATAGAGCCAAAAGTTTTCCCTTATCCCATAGCATTTAACCTCCTACCTCATATTGATAGATTTGAAGAGAATGGATATACAAAAGAAGAAATGAAGATGGTAAGAGAAAGCCAAAAAATTATGCATATACCTAACCTAAAGGTTACTGCGACATGCGTTAGAGTGCCAGTAGTAAGAGGACATTCAGAATCTATAACAGCCACCTTTTCTAAAGACTTTAGCTTAGAGGATGTATATAAAATTTTATCAACAGCAAAAGGCGTAAAAGTCATAGATTCTCCTGAAGAAAATCTATATCCCTATCCTTTATTATGCGATGGAAAAGATGAGGTTTTTATAGGTAGAATTAGAAGAGATTTATTCGAGGAGAGAACTTTAAATCTTTGGGTTGTATCGGATAATATTAGAAAGGGAGCTGCTTTAAATGCTGTTCAAATATTAGAAGAATTAATAAAGTAAGGAGGCATAAAAGTGAGTCTAATAGTTCAAAAGTATGGTGGTACTTCAGTTGGAAATATTGAAAGAATTAAAAAAGTTGCAGAAAGGATAAAAAAATATCATGATCAAGGACATAAATTGGTTGTAGTAGTTTCCGCTATGGGAGATACAACCGATGAATTAATAGAAATGGCAGAAAAAATAAACAAAAATCCAAGTCCAAGAGAAATGGACGTTTTACTCTCCTCTGGGGAAAGAATATCATCCGCACTGCTCGCTATGGCCTTACAAAACTTAGGTCTTCCTGCAATATCCCTTTCAGGAAGACAAGCTGGAATATTCACTGACTCAACACACACAAAGGCACAAATTATAAATATAAATCCTGAAAGGATACTAAAAGAGATTTCTGAAGGGAAAATAGTTGTTGTAGCAGGATTTCAAGGTTACGATTTAGAAAATAATAATGTAACTACTCTGGGAAGAGGAGGGTCCGATGCAACAGCGGTTGCTTTAGCTTATGCAATTAAAGCGGATTTATGTGAAATCTACACAGATGTAGATGGAATCTATACTGCAGATCCAAGGATTGTACCTAATGCTAAAAAATTAGATTACATATCTTATGAAGAAATGATAGAAATGGCAAGCCAAGGAGCACAAGTTATGCAACTTAGAGCAATGGATCTTGCAGCTACCTACAAAGTACCTATAATTGTTAGATCAAGCTTCAACGAGAACTCAGGAACTTTTATTGGGGAGGTAGAAAAAGTGGAAAAAACAAAAAAGGTTACAGGAATTGCCCATAATAAGAATATTGCTAAGATAACAATATTCGGTGTTCCTGATAAACCTGGAATAGCTTAT is a genomic window containing:
- a CDS encoding aspartate-semialdehyde dehydrogenase; the encoded protein is MSYKIAVVGATGLVGQEMLKILWERKVPVKEIYAFASSRSEGTYVNFGDEKIIIEEAKAEKIARADFALFSIGEEISKELSPEVAKRGTIVIDNSNAFRMDPDVPLVVPEVNPEDLKYHKNIIANPNCSTIQMVVALYPLHKKYNLERIVVSTYQSVSGKGKDAVTELFEQTRAFLNNENIEPKVFPYPIAFNLLPHIDRFEENGYTKEEMKMVRESQKIMHIPNLKVTATCVRVPVVRGHSESITATFSKDFSLEDVYKILSTAKGVKVIDSPEENLYPYPLLCDGKDEVFIGRIRRDLFEERTLNLWVVSDNIRKGAALNAVQILEELIK
- a CDS encoding aspartate kinase; the protein is MSLIVQKYGGTSVGNIERIKKVAERIKKYHDQGHKLVVVVSAMGDTTDELIEMAEKINKNPSPREMDVLLSSGERISSALLAMALQNLGLPAISLSGRQAGIFTDSTHTKAQIININPERILKEISEGKIVVVAGFQGYDLENNNVTTLGRGGSDATAVALAYAIKADLCEIYTDVDGIYTADPRIVPNAKKLDYISYEEMIEMASQGAQVMQLRAMDLAATYKVPIIVRSSFNENSGTFIGEVEKVEKTKKVTGIAHNKNIAKITIFGVPDKPGIAYKIFAPLGNMAINVDDIVQNVSKEGITDISFTVPEKELEKALEVVNNVAKEINANGVIYDSNVGKVSIVGWGMQGTPGIAAKMFGILAENNINIEMITTSEIKITCIIRRELVEKAVRALHEGFNLGEES